The region CGTGAATGATCCCATTGGCGCCTTTCTCCCGCACTTTGTTGCGCAATCGCTTTACCTGCCTTACCGACCGCCCCAGCTGCTTGGCCGCATCGCCCGGAGTGATTTCTTTGGCGATCAATTTTCTTATTACTTCATACCTGTCCAGCTCTTTTTGCGTCATCTTGAATAATTCTTTTTCCATATTGGTGGGTTATGTTTTATCCACCAATCATACCAGGTATGACATTTCTACTTGGACGCAAGTATGACATTACTACTTTTAAATGACATTCGTGCGCCAAACCTTGACAGAATGAGCCAAAAACTGGTATCTTTTAACTATCAACGCCCCGGCCAGCCGTAAGGTCCGCCGGGGTTTTCCTAAACATGGAAAGCATATTATTTGTCGATGGCCGCAATTTTATCAATAAGATTGAAGTTGTTTTGCGCGAAAATAAAATCAAGAGCATTGATTATTCTTTGTATAATTTTGGCGGGTTGATGGATAAAGTTTTGACGGGAATAAGAGTTGACCGCCGATTGTTCTATTTTGGAAAACTGGTCAAACATTCGGAAACTTTGGAGAAATCAGCCAAACTTATCGAAAACCAAAGAAAACTAAAAACCAGCTTGGAAAAGCAAGGTTTTGAAATTGTCATTGCCGGCAGGATTCGCGGCCATTTGGAAAAATGCCAAAAGGGACATGAAATGTTGGTTTTTAAGGAAAAGGGCGTGGATGTGAAACTTGCGGTTGATATGGTTACGTTGGCTTGCAATAATAAACTGAAAACAGCCATTGTTGGCAGTTCGGATTCTGATTTGCAGCCGGCAATCAGTGAATTAAAAACGCACGGTGTTGAAAGAATCTATCTTGGCTTTGAAACGGCTCCCAACAAGGGGCTAACATTTACCACCAACAGAACGATCCTTATTAGAAATTCCGAGGTTTTGGAATTTTTACCAAAAACCTTATTCTCAAAAGATAGTTAAACAGGCTCGAACATCGTTTGCCAGACGACCCTGCCAGAATTTGAAGCTGAAATCGACTTACCCTCTACGGGGAATCCGAACCCGCGAACATGCGTTGAGCGGTTTTGGGTATAGTTGGTGTGCTTTGCTTGACATAATGTATACTAAAGTGTTATATAGTATATATCTTAATGATCTAAGCATACTAACTTATGAAAATAGAGATAGGCAAGCTCCAAGGACAAAAAGAAGGATTTTCTGCCTTCGTTCCTTCTCAGTTTCCGCCAGAAGGTATTTTTGATTTAACCGCGTCCACTCTCATTAAGACTTCAGAGGCGGCGCGGTTAGTTGGAAAATTGGACGGTATTACTCATACGCTTCCCGATTTGGAGTATTTTCTAACGATGTTTGTTAAAAAAGACGCGGCATCGTCGGCGCAAATCGAGGGAACAAGAGCGACAATGATCGACGCCATTGAAAAAGCCGCTGGCGTGGCGACTTCGGAAACTGACGCCGATGACATTTTGTTTTACATTAAAGCTCTCGATTACGGAGTCGTGCGACTGAAGGAATTTCCGCTTTCGCTAAGATTGATAAGAGAAATCCACGCCCAATTGATGACTGGCGCCCGCGCAAGCCATTTTGCCGATCCGGGAGAATTCAGAAAATCACCGAACTGGATCGGTGGAACAACCCCATCGAATGCGTTATTCGTTCCGCCGCCAGTCGAAGAAATGCATCGGGCGCTCAACGATTTTGAAAAATTCCTTCATAACGAAAAATCAACTTTGCCGCTGGTCCATATTGCCATCGCGCACGGGCAATTCGAAACTATCCATCCTTTTTTGGATGGAAACGGAAGGACGGGCCGGTTACTGATTACTATGTTGTTGTGCCATAGAAATTTGCTGGAGCGGCCAGTGCTTTTCCTCTCCTCCTATTTCAAAAAGCACCAAAAAATTTATTATCAGAAGCTTCATGGTTACCATTACGGCGAAGTTGAAGAATGGATAAATTTTTTTCTGGACGGAGTGATTGAAACCGCTAACGAATCAATTGCCATATCAAAGTTGATAACCAAAATTCGTGGAAACGACTTAGAGAAAATACAATCGCTGGCCAAAAGAGAATCGGAGAGCGGAGTCAAGGTTCTTCGGAAATTATACGCGCAACCGATAGTGGCTTCGAAAACGATTATGGACTGGACCGGGTTTACCAGGGCGGGTGCACAGAAGCTGATCGACCGATTTGTGAAAATCGGAATTTTGGAATTAAAGGAAAACAAAACTGGCTACGACCGTTCCTATATTTATCGCGAATACACAGATGCGTTTTCGGCTTAGGGAAATAAATGGCGGGTTAAGGGGCGGGGTAATCGTTAAAGCGAATTTGACGCTGTATAATATTCCGTCAAACAGGCGCGAACATCGGTTGCCAGATGACCCCTTCTACGCTAAAGCTTCGAAGGGCAAGCTCTTCGACAAGTTCAGGCCTGCGGTCTGCCAATTTTGAAACTAAAATTTGCTATCCTCTGCGGCAAATCCGCGCTGATTTTAAGCTAGTTGTTTTGTTGCAGTTAGTTGCCTTAATCGTATCAAAATGATACGATTAAGGCATATAAATGATACGATTATGCAACAATTATCCCAAAAACAGCAAAAAATCCTTTCGATTTTGGTAAAAAATGGCAAGATGTCGTCTTCAGCTATTCGCGAGGCGTTGCTCAAAGCAAAAGAAAATGTGGCACTGATTACTGTTAAAAGAGCGTTATCGGAAATGGTTGATGCCGGGGTTATAATTGAGGCCGGCGGGGGAAGATCAACCGTTTATGGAATTGGTATTCCCGGCAGGGTATTTTTTGATATTGATGCAAGGGATTATTGCGCCGTTGAACCGGATTGGCGTTATGGGTTGAGCCGCTATAATTTTGATTTGTTTGCAAAGATGCCCACGGAAGTATTTTATGACGAAGAAAGGGCAAGGCTTGAGGCGGCGACAAAAACCTACAAACAAAGATCGCAAAATGTTACACCGGTAACGCAAAAAAAAGAATTGGAGCGGCTGATAATTGAGCTATCGTGGAAATCTTCAAAAATAGAGGGCAACACTTACACATTGTTGGAAACCGAAAAACTTATTTTGGAAAATAAAAAGGCAGTTGGCCGCAGCGAAAACGAAACCCAGATGATATTGAACCATAAAGACGCTTTTGATTTTGTTCGCCAAAACCAGCAGGAATTCAAAAAAATAAGCCGCGCCAATCTTGAAAAACTCCACTCGATTTTAGTGAAAGATATGGAGGTCGGTTTTGGTTTGCGCAAGGCGCCGGTTGGGATCACGGGCACCAAATACCAGCCGCTTGATAATATTTACCAGGTCGAAGAAGCGGTTAAGACGCTTTCCGCGGCGGCGGATAGAATGGAGAATATTTTTGCAAAGTCATTGCTGGCGGTTTTGGGCATAAGCTATGTTCAGCCGTTTGAAGACGGCAACAAGCGCACCGGCCGCTTAATGGCCAATGCATTGCTTTTATCCCACAGTCTGGCGCCGCTTTCGTATCGCAGCGTCGACGAAACGGATTACCGCCAGGCAACAATAGTATTTTACGAACTCAATTCGATGATACCTTTCAAAGAGATTTTTATCGGACAATGCGAATTTGCGGCCAATAATTACGCGCTTGGATTATAAGAACAAATGCGAACATCGTATGCCAGACGACCCCGGTAGGGGATGATTTTGTGTCATTGGAAAAAAATTGCTAATTGGCGGTTTTTAATTTGGTTTTGATGGAAAAAGTAAATCAAGCTTTATAAATGAACTTGGGGTCGGTGGTTGATTTATAACCTTTTGGGGTTTATAAAATTAATATGGCTAAAGAGAATAAATTAATAAATGAATCCAACTTAAGATTGATTTGCGAATTGCATTTGGGGTTGGAGCGGCAGGGGCCGGGCAGTCCTGAAATGACTATCAAGGCATTGAGCTTTGTGGATAATCTTGATAAAAATTCGCGGGTGGCGGATTTGGGTTGCGGAACCGGCGGGCAGACGATGGTTTTGGCGCAAAATATTGACGGGAATATCACCGGCGTGGATTTTTTCCCCGGTTTTATAGATATTTTTAACGACAATGCCAAAAAATTAAATCTTCAAGGAAGGGTGAAGGGGATTGTCGGTTCAATGGAGAATCTTTCTTTTCAAAAAGAAGAATTTGACTTGATATGGTCGGAAGGGGCGATTGCCGGGATTGGTTTTGAGAAAGGGTTAAATTATTGGAGGGATTTTCTAAAAAAAGACGGCTATGTTGCTTTAACTTACGAGTCGTGGTTTACCGATGAACGCCCGGCGGAAATTGAAAAGTGGTGGGTTGATAATGTTCCTGAAATAAGCACGATAGGAAATAATATTTCAATAATGCAAAAATCGGGATATATTCCTGTTGCCGCATTTATATTGCCCGAAAATTGCTGGACGGACAATTATTTTGTCCCGCGGGAAGCGGCGGGAAAAGCGCTTTTGGAAAAATACGCCGGGAACAAAACTGTGGAAGATTTTATCGCAAATATGAGATACGAAGCGGAATTGTATTCAAAATACAAGCAGTATTACGGATATGTTTTTTATATCGGGAAAAAGATTTAACGGCTTTCCAAAATTGGTGGAACTCAATTAAAATTTCTCAGAAGCAAGACACCTGCGAACCACACATGCTATAATTAAAGATAATAATAACTTTACATTACGAAACCATCGTTTTTAAATGTTTTGAAGGGGTCGCACCCCTGCGATTACACAGGGGAACGACCCCAAAATGCAAAGCGTTTCGTGATTCAAAATAATAAATAAAAAATATGGAAAAAAAGATATTCGCGGTTGTTTTATTTTCGTTTTCCTTGTTTACATTTTCGCCGTTGGCGGCGAACGCGGCGTGTTCGCAGGTGGCGGGGAAAACATATTATAGCGATAGCGTGAGTTACTTTAAGGATTCGGCGTGCCACCAAGAAATGAGTGCGGCCGATGTCGAGGCGGCGGGCGTTGGTTATATTTCCACGGGAAGCGCGAATTGCAAATATAATATTTCAAAAAAACAATATACCGACGGCACTTCTTTTTTTCTCAATAATAAATGTACCGATGAAGCCGCGCCGGGAGAAACCGCGGCCGCGCCCACGACTCAAACCGTGACTGCCCAAACCCAAACCCAAACGCAAGCGCAGGTTGCGGTCGCTGACGCGACTCAATACGCGCAAATGAACCAGAGGATCGCGGCGCTTGAAAATCAAGTAAAAATTTTAATGCAAATTATCACGCAGGTCTTGGCGCTGTTGGCGAATAGATAAAAGGGAAGCATTGCGCTTGTTTTATGCGCGAGTTGCCCGACGGCGTGTATATTTTTGATTAAGTTCTTGTTATAATGGGTCTGTCGCCGAATTGGCTTCAACCGCGATTTCCATTTTTCGGCTGCAAAGAATTCATCATTCGTCGCCGGATTTAGCTTAAATATGCCTCCTCATTCTTCATTCTTTTCGCTCGAAAACTGAAAATTTCGTTCTGAAGCTAATTCGGCGACAGACCCATAATGAACGCGGGAGGGCGCCGCATCAAAATCGGCGGTTGCGATTTTGCCGGTTTGCCGTAACAAAATCAAATCAATATGAGCGAAACAAAAAAAGTTTTGGTCATTGACGACGAAATCGTTCTGCTTGATCTTTTGAGTTCAAAAATAAGCCAAAACGGTTTTTTCGTGATCGAGGCGCATGACGGCGACGAGGGCTTGCAAAAAGCGCTGGCCGAACATCCCGATCTGGTGTTGCTGGATATTATAATGCCCAAGATGGATGGCATCACAATGCTGAAGAAACTGCGAGAAGATCCTTGGGGAAAAACGGCACGGGTGATCATTCTTTCCAATTTGAATACCGCCGAGGCGGTGGAAAAATCTTTGGCCAACGGCGCTTATGATTATTTGGTGAAGATCGACTACACGCTTGACGATTTGGTGAGGATTGTTAAAAAAAGGCTTGAAAAGAAAAGGGATTCCCGATGATCAATAAATATGGAAGAAGATATTCAAAAAAAGTTGGAAGATCAAGGCAAAAAACTCGACGATATTTACAATTCGGTCGAGAAAACGAGAAAATATTTCTTGTGGATACTTGTCGTAACCGCGGTTATGATAATTTTACCTTTGATCGGTTTGGCAATCGCGATCCCGCAATTTTTGGACGCATACGCCGCCGCGCTGAATTTTTAGCATCTTGCCAAGTCGGGATTTGACTTTCAGCCTTTTTTGCGGTTAAATAGAGCCGTGTTTGATTTTGATGTCGGAATTTATGATTTTTTGAAAATTGGAAATTAGAAATTGAAAATTGTCCCGCCGCGGCGGGACTCGCGGGCGTCGTATAGTGGCTATTATGTGACCTTGCCAAGGTTAAGACGAGAGTTCGATTCTCTTCGCCCGCTCAAATTTAAGAGCCGCTCTTGCAAGAGCGGCTCTTAAATTTGAGCGAGGTTTTTGTTTTTCGTTCGGTTGGTGTTTATTTGACAACGGCTTTTTTGTTTGCGAAAATGAATCAATGGGGATAGTGTTTTTTGTTGAATAATTAATATTCCCGAAAAATTCATTTATGAATAAAGAACTCGTTGATTATATTAAGCAACAAATAGAAATCAATGTTCCGAAAAATAAAATAACAAACATTCTTTTAAAGCAGGGCTGGCACCAATCGGAGATTGACGACGCGTTTCTCGCGGCTGGCGCCGGGATCAACAGTCCGGAAGGGTCGGGCGCCGGCGGGTTTGAAGACGGCGGGTTTGATGATCCCGACCAAGATAAAAACGGGGTTGGCTCGAGCCGAAAGATGATTTTCACGGTCGCGGTCGCGCTGGCGGTTTTGGCGATTATCGCGGGGATCGTGGTCTTTTCTCCGTTTGGAGATAAAAAGGAAGAAACGGCGCCATCGGGCGCGGGGACGACGAC is a window of Candidatus Nealsonbacteria bacterium DGGOD1a DNA encoding:
- a CDS encoding NYN domain-containing protein, translating into MESILFVDGRNFINKIEVVLRENKIKSIDYSLYNFGGLMDKVLTGIRVDRRLFYFGKLVKHSETLEKSAKLIENQRKLKTSLEKQGFEIVIAGRIRGHLEKCQKGHEMLVFKEKGVDVKLAVDMVTLACNNKLKTAIVGSSDSDLQPAISELKTHGVERIYLGFETAPNKGLTFTTNRTILIRNSEVLEFLPKTLFSKDS
- a CDS encoding Fic family protein gives rise to the protein MKIEIGKLQGQKEGFSAFVPSQFPPEGIFDLTASTLIKTSEAARLVGKLDGITHTLPDLEYFLTMFVKKDAASSAQIEGTRATMIDAIEKAAGVATSETDADDILFYIKALDYGVVRLKEFPLSLRLIREIHAQLMTGARASHFADPGEFRKSPNWIGGTTPSNALFVPPPVEEMHRALNDFEKFLHNEKSTLPLVHIAIAHGQFETIHPFLDGNGRTGRLLITMLLCHRNLLERPVLFLSSYFKKHQKIYYQKLHGYHYGEVEEWINFFLDGVIETANESIAISKLITKIRGNDLEKIQSLAKRESESGVKVLRKLYAQPIVASKTIMDWTGFTRAGAQKLIDRFVKIGILELKENKTGYDRSYIYREYTDAFSA
- a CDS encoding Fic family protein, with translation MQQLSQKQQKILSILVKNGKMSSSAIREALLKAKENVALITVKRALSEMVDAGVIIEAGGGRSTVYGIGIPGRVFFDIDARDYCAVEPDWRYGLSRYNFDLFAKMPTEVFYDEERARLEAATKTYKQRSQNVTPVTQKKELERLIIELSWKSSKIEGNTYTLLETEKLILENKKAVGRSENETQMILNHKDAFDFVRQNQQEFKKISRANLEKLHSILVKDMEVGFGLRKAPVGITGTKYQPLDNIYQVEEAVKTLSAAADRMENIFAKSLLAVLGISYVQPFEDGNKRTGRLMANALLLSHSLAPLSYRSVDETDYRQATIVFYELNSMIPFKEIFIGQCEFAANNYALGL
- a CDS encoding class I SAM-dependent methyltransferase; this encodes MAKENKLINESNLRLICELHLGLERQGPGSPEMTIKALSFVDNLDKNSRVADLGCGTGGQTMVLAQNIDGNITGVDFFPGFIDIFNDNAKKLNLQGRVKGIVGSMENLSFQKEEFDLIWSEGAIAGIGFEKGLNYWRDFLKKDGYVALTYESWFTDERPAEIEKWWVDNVPEISTIGNNISIMQKSGYIPVAAFILPENCWTDNYFVPREAAGKALLEKYAGNKTVEDFIANMRYEAELYSKYKQYYGYVFYIGKKI
- a CDS encoding response regulator translates to MSETKKVLVIDDEIVLLDLLSSKISQNGFFVIEAHDGDEGLQKALAEHPDLVLLDIIMPKMDGITMLKKLREDPWGKTARVIILSNLNTAEAVEKSLANGAYDYLVKIDYTLDDLVRIVKKRLEKKRDSR